A stretch of DNA from Sugiyamaella lignohabitans strain CBS 10342 chromosome B, complete sequence:
TTCTACTAAGTATTGAGAACGTTGGATTTGTTGTGACTAGAAAACTAGAACCCAGTAGTGAGATAGGAAATGTGAAGCTGGCTGGCATTTGCTTCGTCAGCTTAAGCTGCTTACTGGTTGAGAGCATCGGAAATCTgatttttgatattttgcCAATAGCTGAGACGAATGGTCTCATTTTTAGCTGATTCGAGGTCATCCTCACTAAATGCTGATATTAATGCCGTTTCTGACTCACTCAGACGTTTGTCATTCTCTTGTTGCAGTGATAGCAAGTCTTCACGCGAATTCGAGTCAGCTATAGCTTCTCGTGCCATTAAAACATCCATAAGCAGGTCCTCATCTTGTAATGAGTCACGCTCAGAAAGCGCATCAATTCCTcgtagaagaagaagatgctgagCTCGATCTAGTGGATTTAGCAATGACTTGTATGCAATATTCAATTGTGATGAACGCAGTTCGAATTTCTTGCGCAATTCATTATTAGGATCAACCGATCCGGCTTTGTCCGGATGGGTCTGTGCCTGCAATTTAAGGAATTCTTGCTTAAGTTGTTTTGCATTGATCTCAAAAGGACCCTTGGGTGGTGGGCCATTTGGAAATGACTGAGGGAAAAATGAATAGTATCCAGACTCCCCACCAGCCTTAGTGGCGAACCTCTTTGTAAATGTTTGAAGTAACCTAGTACTGACGGAAACAGTTCTCATGTTGGCCTATCACATACACAAGAAAATCTCACCTCAATCAACAATTGGGTCTGATGAATCTATAATCAAATTATGATCAATAGTATCGCCAGTGATGAGTACTACATGTGAGGATTGCGGTTGAAATCTGATACGGCTTGGATGATCCACCAGAAATTACGCATATGGCCGCATTTGCATTTCCATTTAGCAAAGAGTCTGATATTGAAACTGTTCTATTGACCAGAATATTTTTCTATTCATATCCGAATATCCAAAAGAGCATGATTTTTAGTTGTCAAATCACTAGTTGTGTTCGGAAAATGCGTTAgtaggaaaaaaaaaattaaaaactacagcaccttctgttcacgcctggtctcccacggcattactgatcaaggctctcagaggcttgaatatgattgatcggacgggaaatcttattttactcTGGATATGGCCGTAGCTGAACTTAAAAATTGAACCTTGCTTATATAGAGTTAGTTAGGTACCAAAACAGGGCGTCCTGGAGAAATAAAATTCACGGTTTATAGAAGATTTTGTCTTGGAAACAGTCCATTTAATCATATTAGAGGTATTGTACAACTATAAAATACTCAATAGCCATTATAATAGTGGCAAAAAGGTCAAGCCCGTAGAGATATCTTGCACTCCCTTTTCCCAGCTTTAGAGGCTGGCAACAGGGTGTCTGGACATAATATTAGGGGTCCTATATACAGTCATGAGAATCCAATGGCATCAAGTATCTCAAAGTAGTGAGTGCAAGTGAACAGCTTGCAATCGGGAAAACATGAAAAATTTCATGCAAAATGCTTGAATTGTACTAATAGGACTTGGAGGAATATATATTCAATATAAAACTTTTGATTGGGATAACACAATATAGCTCGGTGAGGTGCAGTAACTCTGTTGATTCAGGCTTTGGCGTTTTGCCTCTCTTGTGTCCTAATCCCACCGTCGGTATGTTCCACCTGCCCATGTTTTAACAGGTAATCTCTGGAAGTCATATGTTATGTCAATGTGTTTAACAACTTTATTGGAATGTGAGCtagaatttttttgaaacaaGTTTCGGAGCTTTAAGCCTTATGTGTTGGTGAAAATTGTTGAATTTTGTTTCATCTTTAAGGACCTGGGCGTGAAGGCCTGTTACTTAGCTGTAAATTTAAATATATCAATTTCACTTGCCACAAAGTTTATTAGCGCTTATTGCTTCTGGTATTGTAGTTATTTAAGAGGTGTTATTACAGAATTTCAGCTTGGTAATTGAGAGTATCTAGGATTAGTAGATAGAACGGGGCtatatttttgatattctCTATGATATGTAAACCGTTCATACACAATAGAAGGGCTTTTTAACGAAATTTTAACGAAATTAAATGTCTCTGGCTTGTGTGCAACTGCTGGAATCAGtgaagaaataaaaaaggTTTAGTATCTCTGTCAATTTCTGCttattttaaaaaattcaaGTTATTATGACCAGTGAGTATTCTCGCGTCCATTTCTTTGGAACTAATTTCTATAGTCCATATTTTCTGGCAACATCGTCCCTTCAGTCCTAGATGCTACTGTTGTTTCctatattttttattgtgtGATTTACTCTTTTTGAAGTCAGAGACAAAATAATCTCATTCGCGTTTGCTATTATTTAGCTACACCCTcgttaatattttttgctCCCTAATTACTTGAAGCCTTACGTTTTCTATTTTAGACAACTTGACATGCAAAATATTAAGCTTCACTTCAGTACGCAACATCTACCGTTGGTGGTTTAGAGTCATTCAATGCAGCGGCAGCCCTATTTCATATAACCCAGATTGACTCCGAAAAACGTAGCAATGTTGTCTCCATCACGAATCGATAGAAGTCGAGGTCATTCCATTTAGGTTCTCGATAAGCTTCAGACAAAGAGCACGGTCCGCTATACTCCAGTATAAAGTTGTATGGCACACTACATATTATACCCACGAAAATAATTGACATTCTAATGAAAAACCATCATGGTTACATATTCGACACTATTTATGTAATTATTTGATCTAAAGGTACCATGGATATCTCAAGTTACTCCTGTAAATATAAGATTAAATCGTTATCTTCATACATGCatcattgaaaagaatTGAAGATAagatttaatttattcaatAATAAAGTGTTAAATACCTTATTATTAAAAAACGAAAATCTATTCCAAACAACCCACCTCATAATAAAGTACAGCAAAAACtaaatttatttcaaaaaaataactaGATAACTACTTAAGCAACAGGCTTCTCGTTCTCTCTGCCAAGACCAACGCCCAAGTCAGAGGTAACGTGAACTTCCTCACCGAAGACGGATCCGACAGTCTCAAGAGTGTGGCCCTTAGTCTCGGGGTAGAAGAAATAACAGATAACAAGCTCAACAGCAATGACACAACACCAGACGATGTAGTACTTCCAGCCGATAGCGTCCATAGCAACGGGATTAACGAAACCGTTGTAAATAAGAGTAAGAGTGGTAACAATTTGAGTAATGTTAAGACCCTTAGCACGCAATTGATAAGGCAAGATTTCAGTGTAGTAGAGCACGGCAGGACCGTTAAGAGCAATACCATAACAGAAGTAGTACAAGAAGATCATGGCGAGAACACCGTTGGCAAGAGACTTGTTGGCAAAGTTGGAAGGagtaccagcaccagagaGGGCAGTCCAGATAATATAGGTAACAAGCATACCAGAGAATGAGATAAGGAACAATCTACGACGACCCAAACTCTCGACAAAGAAAGTCCAGAAGACAGCCCAGAAGAAGTTGTAAATTTGAAGACCACCGTTAAGGTAAAGTTGTTGACGTTGATCAGTGATTCCAATAGAGTCAAGAACAAGGTTAAGGTAGTAAGAAACAAGACCGTTACCGGACATTTGCATGTTAATGGGGAtcatgatgatgaggaacAATCTGTGCTTGTTGGCCTTGGTCTTAAGGAAATCCAAGTAAGAAGTCTCATTTTGAATcttttcaagctcaagaGCAGAGGAAATTTCAGCCATCTCGTAGTCAACAAGCTTGGAGTtaacatcaccaccagcgTGGTGCTTGACAAGAAGAGCTCTGGCCTCGGCATAACGGTGCTTGTCAATCAAGTAACGAGGAGACTCAGGGACCCAGTAGATCATCAAAAGTTGGATCAAAGGAAGGAAACCTTGGCAGATACAGGGGATTCTCCAAGACCAGGTGGTGGTAACGTAAGAAGTACCCAAAGTCAACCAAGCAGCGATAATGGAACCAAGGTACCAAAGGGTGTTATAAATAGCGGTAACAACGTGTCTGTGAGCAGGATAAGAAGACTCAGCCAAAAGCAAAGGAGAACATCCGGTacagaaagaagaaccaaAACCAAGAATCAATCTTCCGACAAGGAAGACGGCGTAGTCGTTAGAAACAGCTTGAATGATAGCACCAACAATAATAAGAACACATCCACCAGCAATAGGCAGCTTTCTGCCCCATCTGTCAGTAATATAGGGAAGGATAGGCCAAGTAGCAATACCACCGAACATCATACCGTTGGCAAGACCACCCAAATGTTGACCCTTGGGGTGGTTGAAAGTATCTTGCCAAGAATCCATGGATTGAAGACCGTTCAACATGGAACCATCATAACCGTTATTGGTAGAGGAAATCATACAAAGTAACAGAAGCAAGTTCAATCTGAGCAAGTGAGGAACTCTAAGAAATGCGAATTTTCCATAATCAGGCAGAACATCCTCCATAGTCTCACCTTCAGGACGAATGTCCTCGACCATGTGGACCTCgttcttctcttcaataGTCATGATGAATAAGGTTGGGTGTTTATCAAAATCGGTTCTAGTAAAAGATGAAGAATCGATAAgatttgatgaagaagaaataaaaaaacctcTTTGAAGTTGGAAAATGgacaaatatatatagtaAGTTGAAACCCAACTAATAGCCAATGCAACTTCCTAAACGGATGAAATAATTTCCCCGGATTTCGTTGAGAGGAGATGAACGGGTAAAATCTAATAAGGACTGAGCGAGTATGCGATTCCAGATGATCCCCCGCATGTCTATGCAGGCGGCCAGTTTAAAGTCCCCACGTTCCATTTTGGGATGAGGTTTTTGTGATGCCCCACACTTTGCATTAGTGGGGGGAGGAGGGGCTAACGGGGAGAAATCCAATTTACAACACGGCAGCGAGCGATGCAAAGTGGAGAACGTACAGAGAGGGGTAACCAATGGGTTTGAATAGTGTGTGGGTGATGATTTTAACGGCGATGACCTAGTAAGGGCTAATATGCGGTCACTTGTAGTTTATTACCCACACACGCATCAAAggaaggaaaagaaaaaacgTTGGATTAATTAGTTATCGTGTATACACCCTACACCCTACACCCTGCCAGTGAGGTTTaagttattttttttaacatgattgctttttctgtttatttttatcatCAAACTGACCGACAGAAGTGTAAACTGATTGACTGACCGACACACACCTGCTGACTTACTGATAGAACAGCGCAACCACAGCGCCGTCCCACTCTCGCATTTTCATGTCTCACCAGCTCACTTGCTCTAACGAGGTCATTCCCCACGTCTTACATCTGTCCCCACGTTCGCCCATCCCCACGGTAGTCCCCACTTGGTCTCTTCGGCCATGATAATTTAGTTGTCTCAGTTGGTCCCCTTGGCTACAAACTTGGCTGGATGAAAGGCACCAGCGGCCACTGGCAGCAAGCTGGCTGATGTATGGGTTATGGTCTCGGCAGCAGTTTAGGGCCGGTGCATGGGGTCTGGTGCCCACCAGTGTGACCTCCTTTCTACCGTGACTAGTACTGTGGTCCTCTCTCTCTGACTGGCAGTCATTCCAAATTTGCCCCATGTGGGTGATTCCATTTTCCCAGCGATCCCTCTCAACTGCAAAAGAATCTGCACGGTTATCCACAAGCAGTAGGACAATCCGTCGATCTCCTGTACCATGCATGCCGCTAAAGCGGCGAGTTGCGACGGCGGGACCATTTTAACCGTTTGACTAGCCGGTGCCCCGCTTTGCATCGGGGAGATACACGCACCGTCCGGCCATGCCCCACACTGGCCACTAGCGCGGGGCACAGGGGTGAGGGATcctggtgcctccggcggctggggctctgccccagaccccgtggctcctctcgctacgctcgagtcgagcgttGGGGgacccctgaaaaatacttctgcgaagcaggagctacggggtctggggcagcgccccagctgccggaggcaggtctaGACCCCCAGCAGCGAAAAAGAATCGGGTGCCAGTTGCCGACCGTTGGGCAGACCTGGTGCGGTCGGAAGAATCGTGCAGCGACCTAACGGGGACCAGCCATGGGCATGGAGCTGGCCCGGTATTGCTTGGCTGAGTGTGGCTAGTATAACAGCCAGCAGGGCCAAGAGAAGACAGCAAGCAACCGGTAACGGACAAACGCACGCTAGCAGCACGAATTTATCCAGTTCTTCCGGGTCTGGATTCCAGTGACAGGACAGGTTTTTCCTGGTTTTTCACAGCGACTCAGGTCCGTGAGCCGAGTCGGGAAACAGCCTGGTCAGGATATTTAGCTCGGGAATTTTAGCCCCAGAAAAATctatcagcaccagtcaGTCGAATCAgtgaaagaaagaaaaaccCCTCCCGATGAGGACGGACCGCCCCAACCCACCACCGGTGTCCGCGAAGAGGGGGAGCGGGGGAGGGGATGAACGGGCGTTGAGATCGAGGCCCCACCTGCCACCAGTCACACCCACCAGTCACTAGCCACCAGTTACCAGCCATCAACCCGGTAACATTAGCCAATTCTTCCGCAGCAGTTTAGTGGGATTTAGGTTTGCTAGCTGACGGACGATTATGCCTGATAACCTGATCATCCGAGACCTCTGAGTATGCAATCGAGGCAGACAGTCAGGCCGGGATCAGCCCGCTGCTCACCACGCGCCTTGCGCTTAATTGCTGATAGCAGCGGCGTCAAGAATGAGTCGATCTGCCCCGAGACTGGTCACGGGTCGAACCCAGGGGCTGGCAGTCTCACCACGGGCACCACCGCCCAAACTACCCCTCCACCCCCTCCAACttccccctccccctcgCAGCCACCCACTCACGTCCCGACTCGAACGAagtgagaggagccacggggtctggggcgaagccccagccgccggaggcacagtcCCCACCCCCCGTTCCGCCTTCCAACCCCAGACCGATAAGGGGTGGACCCCTGGTAAGTGCCGTTCAAAAAGCGAGGAAGGGGGAAACATAGTGGAGCGCGGACTAGGAAGGGATATGCGGGTGGGTAATTTAGCCGTAGAAATGTGAGACCAAGGCGGGGTGGATATGCAAGTGCCCCGCAATGTAGCTCAGGAGGTCGACGCACCCCGGGATCAGTCATGTTGGCTGGCCATTGTTCAGTTGTTGGTATGTCGCCGGATAGAACTGGGGGTGGGTGGCCTGTCATGTATGATAGAAGTGCAGCGTTTGATAGTGGACATGCCTTTGTGTTTTTCCGGACTAGTGGGATGAGTGGTTCTGATTTTGGTGGTACTGACTATTTTTTAGTTGAACCGTTACAAGGGATCTAGGTTTGGCCGATCGGGCGGGGCGTCTCACCAGCAGTGTCTATTGTTAGCACATACACTATGGCCAAACAACTTTCCGCGCATTTTTTTAGGGGGTtggagttgctgctgctgctgccgctgttgctgttcaGGTCGCCGTGTTTCGCCGTGGCGAGTATCTTGTCCTATACGCGACATACGTGGGGTGTGTCTTGGATTGGCGGAGACAAAAGCTTTTGTACGCTGCTGTCTGACCAGCTCTCTGACTGATTGACCCTGACGACCCACCTGAATCGACAGCTCGCTCGCTCGCTCACTCGCCTGGTCATGGCACTTCGTCTCACGCACctccccccctccccctaTCGCAGCAGCCTGTCAACCGGACTAATAGTGATAATCCCCGATAGTGGGGTCGGCCCCTCTCTCCCCCCTAGACCACCCCCCTTATCGGCCCCACACCTCCCATACCCCTCAATGCGTGGAAGTCCCCGAGATTTGGAGGTGCAGGTGGGTAAATAGGGGAAgagggtgtgcctccggcggctggggctttgccccagaccccgcagctcctctcgctgcgctcgagtcgaccgtcgacggtccctGCCCCTCCtgagaagcaggagcaacggggtctggggcagcgccccagctgccggaggcacccccCCTACCCCGCTATCTGCCAGTTAAACTGACATGCACTAGCGTATTGAGTGGGCTGCTGCGATGAGacataatattatttccaGGGTTCGTGAGGTTTAATCCCGGCTAATTGTCAGGCTGGGGTAAATACCCCGCCATGGAGTAGAAGCTGGTTTTTGCCGATATGACCGTTTAAACCCCGGGTGGGGATCTCGATGCTAGTGTGATCTCAACGCCATTAAATGGTATCTGGGGCGTGGCCCCGCACTTGTTAattggatctggatcttcTGGATCTTGTGTCGATTGTCGATAGTCGTGCCAGTCTCTGTCTGTCACACCGccattatatatatataatgaaACAGATCTCTTTTTGTCCATTTAGCGGCAGTTTAGACGTATCCATGTGGGGGTCGCGGCACCGGGTGGCATTCTCCGACCGTTGGATGGTGCACCCCATGTGGGGGTGAGGACAAACATGGGGGTATTTAAACAGACCTATATCGCCAGATGATGAGATTCTGGGTTTTTTATAGTATTTCGTAGCATTCGATAAAGACTCGGTAGCCGTTATAATGACTAGTCCAAAATACAATTGTCTTACCCAGGAACAAGTAGACCATTTCCTCGAGAAGGGGTATGTGGTGATCCATGATGCGTTCTCCAAAGAACATGCTGCCTGGATGTTGAAAGACGTCTGGGTGAGACTGGGTCTTGATCCCAATAATAGAGAGTCTTGGACTAAGCCGAGAATCCACATGCCTAAACAGCGGTCGATTCTCGTCAGCGAATTCGCTCCCAAGGCTTGGGATGCGATTAAAGATCTGTTAGGAGGTGATGAGAATATTGCCGATGCCGGTAAATACTGGAACGACAGTTTAATCGTGAATTTCGGAAGAGACCAGTTCGAGCCACATCTTGTGTCCGGAGATCCAAAGCAACTCGATAATTGGCACACCGACGGCAACTTTTTCCGTCATTTCTTGGATTCTCCTGAACAAGCTCTGTTGGTGATCCCCATTTTCTCCGACGAGATCAAACCTAAAGGAGGTGCCACATATATTGCACCTGACTCGATTCCCCACATTGCCAAACTATTGGACGACCATCCCGAGGGTCTATTACCTGGTAAGCCTTTTAACTATCCAGAACTGGTCAACAAATGTAATGAGTTCGTCGAGGTCACCGGTAAAGTAGGCGATGTCGTTCTCATGCACCCATTCATGATGCACTCAGCATCCCCCAACCAATTGCGCATTCCCCGATTCATTACCAACCCACCAGTGAGTCTGAAGACCCCTTTCCGTTTCGACAGACCCCTGGATCAACTCAACCTCGTTGAACAAAAGACACTCAAGTCGCTCGGAAAGTCGTCACCATACCACTTCAAACCCACTGCCGACCGAGTCATCTTCCCCAGCGAACAGCACGACATGTGGATCCGCATGCAAAACGAAGAAAAGCAGCGACTCAAGGACTACGGCACCCTCGAATCTTTCACCGCCATTGGCGTCAAGCCCTAAATGTCTCCCACCCCCAAGTACATAGTCTGCAGTCAATTGATGCTGCCTCTTACACGAAccgggcctgcctccggcggctggggcgctgccccagaccccgttgtgctcgcttcgcgagctttcgCACGGTCGGAGCCGTGGTTCTGGGGAGAATATCCCTGCCACGGGAGGAGAGAACGACTCTAacgcagcgagaggagcagtggggtctggagcaGCGCCCCGTGTTCGAACTGGGCCTGCCTCTGGCAGttggggcgctgccccataccccgttgtgctcgcttcaCGAGCTTTCGCATGGTCGGAGCCGTTGTTCTGGGGAGAATATCCCTGCCACGGGAGgagaaaacgactcgagcgcagcgagaggagcagtggggtctggggcaacgccccagccgccggaggcagccccgactcgagcacagCGACGGgagccggaggcagcagtCCATAATGTTGGGGGGCATAATCCTGGAAATGGCATAAATAACGACGAGGTTTGGCAGAAAGGAGTCGGTGGTGTGGCAATGTCAGACGAGAATGATAGCGGGTACGATATGTTTGAGCTGTCGTCGTGGCTCATGGTGCTGTCGACTCTGTCGGCCATAGCGACATTCGCGATTCTTATAGTTTATCTGCCGAAACTATGATGTCGCCTTTGGTCACTTTGACGGTCTTGCCAGACAGAATGAGggtgttgattttgtcGCCATCCAGTTCAACCTCGACGCCAATGACACTTCGGCGGCCGATTTCTACACCCTGGGTGACCTGGATGTTCTGGTTCTTACCAGTCGTCAAAGCAAGGTACGCGCCAAGTGCACTGTTGGCACTTCCAGTGGCAGGGTCTTCGAACTGGTCGAGAAGAATCATTCTCGCACGCACCGTGTGCTCGTCCTCAAGGACGTAATACAGCTGGCCAACAAAGCCCGAGTTCCATTCATGGTCTAGCAACGGAGCCAGATTCAACGGTGTTGACGACATCTTTACTCGAGACAGCACCTCGACCGAGGGCAGACGAATCAGGGCAAAACTCAATCCCTTGACAATAGAAAAGAGAGGGGCATTGCGCTCAGCTTCAGCAATGACAGGATCACTAGAGAATCCCACTGGATCCGGCAAATCCTTGGCAGTGGCCTTGTGAAAGTGCACATTATGGGGGATATGAGCCCTCACCACGCCATCAGACGACTTTTGGACTGGAATTGGGCCTGCTGGAGGAACGAGAGTGGCAGAAGAAGTGCCAGCAGTGACCAGGCCAATGACATGGTCTGCTGCTCCGATAGTGGGATGTCCAGCAAACGGCAATTCAGTGTCGGGAGTGAAAATACGCACCGGGTAGGTGTTGGCAGTCGAGGGAGGGTAGATATAGATAGTTTCAGAGTAATTAAACTCACGAGCAATTTGCTGAAGGTTGTCAGTTGAGAGGTCAGTATTCTCGCCAGCCAACTCGACAATTGCCAGCTGGTTACCCAGAAACCGGGTATCGCTGAATACGTCGACAGTAGTGAATGGAGCAGTAGTCATTATAGTATAATAGACGTCAGGAAAATTGTAATCGAATAACAAAAAACGAATGAGTAAAATCGAGCCACAACCCCTGGTTTAAATAGACTCGTGCTGCAGATATATTAAGGTTGATGAGCCATCAGCATATATGCACAACATCAAGCGAGTGATTAGGTTTGATGACAAACAATACATACCCGCCAAGCTGAGTCATATATCGCACAAGAACGATCTTTTATTACGGAAGAACCAAGATCCTTCGATAACCGAGACGAGATGTTTCCGAGGTCTAAGACCCTGTCCCACCACGTGGCTTCTTGAGCATTGAGCTTTGGGTCACCCCGCAAGTGGGGTGGTGGACTCAACAGGAAAATTCAGGGGAACCTCAAGGGGCAATTTCAGGGGGAGATTTCCGGACGAGGGGTAGTCCCGCGGGGTCATATGGTGGGGCAGTCCAGCGGGGCCACCCTGGCCCCACCGTATCTAGACAATAATTACTCTACTCCTACGTATTTACTTACTTTACGGCTTGTAATCTCAATACCCATAAGATCTACTAACATCTCAAACCCAATCCAGAGAACTGGACACCAACCAGCCACACAGAGATCCCAAtgctcgactcgagcgcagcgagaggagccacggggtctggggcggagccccagccgccggaggcagagacCCCTCTCCCCGCAGCGGGacttatcttatcttttagGATCTGCACCAGATATATGCAGCATGAGGAGACTGAAGATAGAGTCATCAGCAGGGTGATAAAATATCAGATCCGTCGAGCCATGACGAAATTCCGTGGTTGTATTGATATCCACAATGGCCAAGTCAAGCAGATTGTAGGAGGAACGCTGACCAGTGCGGAGTCGCAGTTGAAAACCAATTTTGTGGCGACCCAGCCCGCTGAGTATTTTGGAAGATTATACAGAAAAAATGAAGTCTATGGAACACATGTAATCAAACTCGGACCAGGATGtgatgaagctgctgaggAGGCATTGGCAGAATGGCCTGGTCAATTACAAGTTGGCGGAGGTATCACTGCCGAAAACGCTCAATCCTGGATACAAGAGAAAAAGGCGTCGAAAGTGATTGTCACGTCGTATCTATTTCCCGACGGAAAACTGTCGATACCACGACTGGAAAAACTGGTGTCATTAGTTGGAAAAGAGCATTTGGTGATTGATCTGAGCTGTCGCAAGAAAATCGTCGACGGCGAGCCCCGGTGGATCGTGGCCATGAACCGATGGCAGACCCTGACCGACACCGAGGTCAATAAATCGACTCTGGACGAGCTATCGCGCTACTGCAGCGAGTTTCTAATCCatgctgctgatgtcgAAGGACTGTGTCGAGGAATAGACGAAGACCTTGTAGCAGCTCTCGGCAACTGGGTCACAATCCCCACAGTCTACGCAGGAGGAGCCAAATCGCTCAACGACCTCGAGCTGGTCGCCAAACTCAGCCACGGCAAAGTCGACCTGACATTCGGCAGCGCGCTCGACATCTTCGGCGGTGACAAAGTCGCCTTCTCCTCGTGTGTGGCCTGGAACCAGTCACAGTCACAGtagctgcctccggcggctggggctctgccccagaccccgtagctcctgcttcgcaggagattgctgggaccgtcgacggaacgactcgagcggagcgagaggagcaacggggtctggggcgcagccccagccgccggaggcatcgTCTCCACCACaagcatcaacaaaaatatatatatattacaAGATTAGAACCATTGGTTGCCGTCCATGCGGGGCGAGCCGTAATTGCCCATGTTGGTTGTAGCACCGCCGTAATCGGTGGCTCCGCCGTGACGGCCGGTCGCTCCGCCTCCGAGGTCCATGCCAGGACCACGGCCATCGAGTTTGTCGACAGCAAGCACGATTTCGGCCAGTTTATTTTGCAGCACGCGAATCCCGCGCTCGACTACTTCGTTGGGTTTCAGCGAACCCACCGTTTCAACAGTGTAGTAGAATTTATCGGGTTTGGCGGTGTAATCAAAAGGTTCGTTTTCTTTAGGTGGCTCTTCCCAGTCGGCGTTCTTGCTTTTGGGccattcttcttcaatgcTCTCTTCGTACCAATAGTCCGTGTGATGCAGTTTGTTCCATGGGTCGTATTCGAATCCCACAGCCGCCACTGGCGACCATTTGGCATGTTCTTTGGCAATACCTTTTTTGGCTATACATTTCAGTCTCAGTTCTTGGTGCTTTCTAAGCTTACAAATCAGTACTCCCTTTTTAGCAGGGTCACTGAACACCGGCTGGCCTATACTCTCGTCTCGGCG
This window harbors:
- the JAC1 gene encoding Jac1p (Specialized J-protein that functions in Fe-S cluster biogenesis; functions with Hsp70 in Fe-S cluster biogenesis in mitochondria; involved in iron metabolism; contains a J domain typical to J-type chaperones; localizes to the mitochondrial matrix; GO_component: GO:0005759 - mitochondrial matrix [Evidence IEA]; GO_component: GO:0005739 - mitochondrion [Evidence IEA]; GO_component: GO:0005739 - mitochondrion [Evidence IDA] [PMID 11278728]; GO_component: GO:0005739 - mitochondrion [Evidence IDA] [PMID 14576278]; GO_component: GO:0005739 - mitochondrion [Evidence IDA] [PMID 16823961]; GO_function: GO:0051087 - chaperone binding [Evidence IEA]; GO_function: GO:0051087 - chaperone binding [Evidence IMP] [PMID 11278728]; GO_function: GO:0051087 - chaperone binding [Evidence ISS] [PMID 9813017]; GO_process: GO:0009060 - aerobic respiration [Evidence IMP] [PMID 9813017]; GO_process: GO:0016226 - iron-sulfur cluster assembly [Evidence IMP] [PMID 11278728]; GO_process: GO:0006457 - protein folding [Evidence IEA]; GO_process: GO:0051259 - protein oligomerization [Evidence IEA]; GO_process: GO:0006950 - response to stress [Evidence IEA]) is translated as MRTVSVSTRLLQTFTKRFATKAGGESGYYSFFPQSFPNGPPPKGPFEINAKQLKQEFLKLQAQTHPDKAGSVDPNNELRKKFELRSSQLNIAYKSLLNPLDRAQHLLLLRGIDALSERDSLQDEDLLMDVLMAREAIADSNSREDLLSLQQENDKRLSESETALISAFSEDDLESAKNETIRLSYWQNIKNQISDALNQ
- the HXT13 gene encoding hexose transporter HXT13, translated to MTIEEKNEVHMVEDIRPEGETMEDVLPDYGKFAFLRVPHLLRLNLLLLLCMISSTNNGYDGSMLNGLQSMDSWQDTFNHPKGQHLGGLANGMMFGGIATWPILPYITDRWGRKLPIAGGCVLIIVGAIIQAVSNDYAVFLVGRLILGFGSSFCTGCSPLLLAESSYPAHRHVVTAIYNTLWYLGSIIAAWLTLGTSYVTTTWSWRIPCICQGFLPLIQLLMIYWVPESPRYLIDKHRYAEARALLVKHHAGGDVNSKLVDYEMAEISSALELEKIQNETSYLDFLKTKANKHRLFLIIMIPINMQMSGNGLVSYYLNLVLDSIGITDQRQQLYLNGGLQIYNFFWAVFWTFFVESLGRRRLFLISFSGMLVTYIIWTALSGAGTPSNFANKSLANGVLAMIFLYYFCYGIALNGPAVLYYTEILPYQLRAKGLNITQIVTTLTLIYNGFVNPVAMDAIGWKYYIVWCCVIAVELVICYFFYPETKGHTLETVGSVFGEEVHVTSDLGVGLGRENEKPVA